The sequence below is a genomic window from Dictyostelium discoideum AX4 chromosome 5 chromosome, whole genome shotgun sequence.
tttttttatttgcgctaaattattaacaaaaattaaaatatttttttttttttttttttttccttaaattaaaccccaaaaaaaaagatacaaAAACTATTCATATTAAATTTacttttaagaaaaaaaaaaaaaaaataataatattaaaattttaaaaattacatTATATCAccactataaaaaaaatgaaaaatagtACCACAGAATATTAAactaaagatattaaaaaaaaaaaaaaaaattaaaaaaaaaaaaaattaaaaaattaaaaaaaaattaaaaaaatttaaaattttttttttttttaattctattattaaaaatcaaagaattctgattttctttatttttttttctttttttttttttcttttttttttttatttttttttttaatttttgtaagatttattttaattgaaataaaaaaaaaaaaaactatttaaactttgaacacaaaaaaaaaattttaaattctatttttatttttattatttttttttttttatttcttaaattaatctttttttttttttattttatttttttatttttattttttttcaaaaaatggtTTCAGTTTGTCAAGTTGAAAGAAATGatgttgaaaatttaaataaagaattattttacTCAtacattaaatcaaataaaccaGTTGTATTTGAAAAGTATAGATCTCAAGCAATTGAAAAATGGACACCAGATTATTTATTGTCAATAATTGGTGATCGTGAGGTACATGTTAATATGTGTACATTTGGTTCAATGTCTGATATTGTACCAATGAAATTTTCAGAATATTTAAacaaaactttaaaaaatgaatttccaataaatgattcaaatggTAAGTTTTAAATACTCACTCCATTcactaatttatttatcacATACATATGACActaacataaaaaaaaaaaaaaaaaaaaaaaaataggtgaaagaattaaaaaaattaataaaccatATTTACGTAATTTTGGTATGTTGGATGaatttccaattttaaaagaagatgttaaaaataatgaaagtatttttaataaagatgTTCACAACATGGTTGTTATGGGTTCATTTATTGGTTGTAAAGATAGTGCAACCAATTTCCATAAAGATACAGGTGAGAATTTAGTATCTGTTATTCATGGTAAAAAATTCATTGTTTTAATTGCACCATCTGATGAaactaatattaaatcaaaattaagtCATGATATTGAAGTTCAATTCGATTCAAATGATTTCGGTTCACCAATTGAATTACATCCAGCTTTTTCTGATTGTTCAAAAATTTATACAACAATCTTAACTCAAGGTCAATCTTTATTCATTCCAGTCGGTTGGATTCACTATGTTCATAATATTGATACAACCATTTCTGTTTCATGTTGGGGTAAAGAAATGAttatgtaaaaataataaataataataataataaaaaaaaaaaagaataatttttattcttgCCCgctatttattttaaaaaataattaaataaatttatttaataaaattattttatttttttaaaatttatcacacatataatattttaaactacaattttttattttttttttagaaattaaatttaattttttacatttaataaattatgaccatttttatcaactttttgcatcatcatcataacaTTACCCTGAGCATGTTTTTCTTTATCGTGTAATATAAGATTATGAGCTTCTGGGGTATCATTAAAGTTTATATGGATTTTACAACTACCAATAAAATCATCCATAACAAGATCATCATCCCAAAGTTCCACAATGATATTGTTTGCTTTTAAAGGAATTTTATACATTTCAGAGAATTGGAAATTTGGGTTCAATGTTTTTTTACATACATTGgttttgaataataatttctttgattCTTCTCCatcttttttctcttttaataaatatactaAAACTTTTGGATCTGCCAATCCATTTGAATCCCATGCTTTAAATACTTCACCTCTTAGAATTGtgaatctaataattttaaaatcactttcttttttttcaccaGTTTTCTTTTGATTATTGGTATGATTATTAccttaaaattataataaaaaaaaaattataaatttaattaaattgtgcaaatataaaagtaatttttttaaaaaaaaaaaaaaaaaaaaaaaaaaaaaaaaatcataatttaaaaatatcttaattTAATTACCTGTATAATTTCCAGCaatttcataaaaaatattagaagTTACGTTTgacattgttttttatttatttatttaattaataaaataaaattaattaaaaaaaaaaaaaaaaataaatggctttttttttttttttttttgagtgtTTTCTCACCAAACCAATCACAAAttcaaagtttttttttcccctACACAAACttatcgaaaaaaaaaaaaatgtcgccattttagatttttatttcGTGATTACAAACTTatcaaaacaataaaaaataataaaataaaaaataaataaaaaaataaataaaaaaaaataaataaaaaaaataaaataaaaataaaaaaaaaaaatcaattcccAGACCATgtctaatttttaattaatttatttatttaattattttttttatttgtttatattattatttgtattatttggcATTATTGGTACCATTGGAATTGACATAATTGGATTAAATTCTTCTTgatcttgttgttgtggttgttgaggttgttgtggttgttgtagttgtggttgttggtattgttgtAAAACACTTGGAGTATCAATAATTGTTGGAGAATTAATgttttgttgaattatttgtgataataattgttgttgttttaattccTCACTTTGTgagtgttgttgttgttgttgctgttgctgtagttgttgttgttgttgttgttgttgttgttgttgttgttgtttttttaagaaataatTTGGATCAACACGTGATAAAACATCTTCACTAATTTTTGGACAAAATTCATCAATAGCAGCCCAAGTTGAATCCCAAAGTTGTTTAGAGATATCATCTTCTGATTCTTCACCTGTTGGTGGTTTAAATACACCACTATTATTCATTACCAAAAGCATATTTTTAAGAGACTCTGGTACAGATTCAGAGAGTAATTCCGATAGACCcatataaattttcaaatgagATAAAA
It includes:
- the jcdA gene encoding transcription factor jumonji, jmjC domain-containing protein produces the protein MVSVCQVERNDVENLNKELFYSYIKSNKPVVFEKYRSQAIEKWTPDYLLSIIGDREVHVNMCTFGSMSDIVPMKFSEYLNKTLKNEFPINDSNGERIKKINKPYLRNFGMLDEFPILKEDVKNNESIFNKDVHNMVVMGSFIGCKDSATNFHKDTGENLVSVIHGKKFIVLIAPSDETNIKSKLSHDIEVQFDSNDFGSPIELHPAFSDCSKIYTTILTQGQSLFIPVGWIHYVHNIDTTISVSCWGKEMIM
- a CDS encoding C2 domain-containing protein, translating into MSNVTSNIFYEIAGNYTGNNHTNNQKKTGEKKESDFKIIRFTILRGEVFKAWDSNGLADPKVLVYLLKEKKDGEESKKLLFKTNVCKKTLNPNFQFSEMYKIPLKANNIIVELWDDDLVMDDFIGSCKIHINFNDTPEAHNLILHDKEKHAQGNVMMMMQKVDKNGHNLLNVKN